A genomic stretch from Penaeus vannamei isolate JL-2024 chromosome 6, ASM4276789v1, whole genome shotgun sequence includes:
- the LOC113824432 gene encoding cuticle protein 19 translates to MASLKLALAVAFAVVAVVASLPSDGYGKEPGMPYDFAYAVKDDYSGNDFGHNENSDGNVVSGEYYVLLPDGRRQIVTYTADHNTGYVADVRYEGEATYPDPAPKGYGQ, encoded by the exons ATGGCTTCCCTTAAG cttgctctcgccgtcgccttcgcCGTTGTTGCTGTCGTCGCATCCCTGCCCAGCGACGGTTATGGCAAGGAACCT GGAATGCCCTACGACTTCGCCTACGCCGTCAAGGACGACTACAGcggcaacgacttcggccacAACGAGAACTCCGACGGCAACGTAGTCAGCGGCGAGTACTACGTcctcctccccgacggccgccgaCAGATCGTGACTTACACCGCCGACCACAACACCGGCTACGTCGCTGATGTCAG ATACGAGGGCGAGGCCACGTACCCCGACCCAGCTCCCAAGGGTTACGGCCAGTAA